The following are from one region of the Amycolatopsis sp. QT-25 genome:
- a CDS encoding DUF1232 domain-containing protein: MESLWTTLGVVAVVLAIVFVLFALFLVVKLVRKHRQVHRPDTPVPTKVAYWLSLVYTVFPLDLLPDPVYVDDILVLAGGLIYVGKSLGKKTRDDHRPDEATPPAVD, from the coding sequence GTGGAGTCCCTGTGGACGACGCTCGGTGTCGTGGCCGTGGTACTGGCCATCGTCTTCGTGCTGTTCGCGCTGTTCCTCGTGGTCAAACTGGTTCGGAAACACCGTCAGGTCCATCGGCCGGACACGCCGGTGCCGACCAAGGTCGCCTACTGGCTCTCCCTGGTCTACACGGTGTTCCCGCTCGATCTGCTGCCCGACCCGGTCTACGTCGACGACATCCTGGTGCTGGCCGGCGGATTGATCTACGTCGGCAAATCTCTCGGCAAGAAGACGCGGGACGACCACCGGCCGGATGAAGCAACGCCGCCCGCGGTCGACTAG
- a CDS encoding serine/threonine-protein kinase: protein MRDQVIAGRYRLDKRIGSGGMGVVWRATDLELRRVVALKQSQAGDDGQLRREARIGAGLHHPNVVSVFDVVLDADVRWLVMEYLPSRSLSETVEADGPLSAAAAARIGAQLANALAAIHDRGMVHGDIKPGNVLIAEDGTAKLTDFGIARWAELTQTGGAQFAGTPGYLAPEVAEGREVRPPADMFALGATLFAALVGCSPWGANDQGPRTQLRRAVSGELSSLPDVGALTPVLTALLETVPARRPTARMVNRMLEDITGEATPLTPLPAPAPGRRWIRNRSVPVSLGVAAALVAGFVTGFAWRSPVTEVRTVQEPSAIGVMGDERTADPCSLIEVASLARFGDVEPDADFGPFYNCFVRVRLSQDEADVAVVRVELRGVLDPPPPDYRRGRLGPIQRPAARKGECPRYIWMPDGHEIGVFARHEGNRPADLCGMAEAVASGAITVLAAGEVPRRAAAPGNSLRNLNACELLEPADVTAVLGVAGVKPEPDFGQWTCYWEQAPLQVIVDFHRKRPQIEGPDGTKITVGSREAYVEPGQIAGDDDIGCEITITHRRYRAPDPDDGDWIEAADVTVETKAQIPAERRCDLAIGLARSVADRLPPP from the coding sequence GTGCGTGATCAGGTCATCGCTGGACGTTACCGGCTGGACAAGCGGATCGGCAGCGGAGGCATGGGCGTCGTATGGCGCGCCACGGATCTCGAACTCCGCCGGGTGGTGGCGCTGAAGCAGTCCCAGGCCGGTGACGACGGGCAGCTCCGCCGGGAAGCCCGGATAGGTGCCGGCCTGCACCATCCGAACGTCGTCTCCGTGTTCGACGTGGTGCTCGACGCCGACGTCCGCTGGCTCGTCATGGAGTATCTGCCGTCGCGCAGCTTGTCGGAGACCGTCGAGGCGGACGGCCCCTTGTCCGCGGCCGCGGCGGCCCGGATCGGCGCCCAACTGGCCAACGCCCTGGCCGCCATCCACGACCGGGGCATGGTGCACGGCGACATCAAGCCGGGGAACGTGCTGATCGCCGAAGACGGCACCGCGAAGCTGACAGACTTCGGCATCGCTCGGTGGGCCGAGCTGACTCAGACCGGCGGTGCTCAGTTCGCGGGAACGCCGGGCTATCTCGCTCCGGAAGTCGCCGAAGGCCGGGAAGTCCGGCCGCCCGCCGACATGTTCGCCCTCGGCGCCACGCTGTTCGCCGCGCTGGTGGGCTGCTCGCCGTGGGGTGCGAACGACCAGGGTCCGAGGACACAGTTGCGCCGCGCCGTGTCCGGAGAGTTGAGTTCCTTACCCGACGTCGGCGCTTTGACTCCGGTGCTGACAGCACTGCTGGAGACCGTGCCCGCGCGGCGTCCCACCGCTCGCATGGTCAACCGCATGCTCGAGGACATCACCGGCGAGGCCACACCACTCACCCCACTGCCCGCACCCGCCCCCGGCCGCAGGTGGATCCGGAATCGATCGGTGCCGGTCTCTCTCGGCGTCGCGGCGGCGTTGGTGGCGGGGTTCGTGACCGGGTTCGCCTGGCGTTCTCCGGTCACCGAAGTGCGCACGGTTCAAGAACCCTCCGCGATCGGGGTCATGGGCGACGAGCGCACCGCGGATCCCTGTTCCCTGATCGAAGTGGCGTCCCTCGCCCGGTTCGGGGACGTCGAACCGGACGCCGACTTCGGCCCGTTCTACAACTGCTTCGTCCGGGTGAGACTCAGCCAGGACGAGGCCGACGTCGCCGTAGTCCGGGTGGAGCTCCGGGGTGTGCTGGATCCGCCGCCGCCGGACTACCGTCGAGGCCGCCTCGGGCCCATCCAGCGGCCGGCCGCGCGGAAAGGCGAGTGTCCGCGGTACATCTGGATGCCCGACGGCCACGAGATCGGCGTGTTCGCCCGGCACGAAGGAAACCGGCCTGCTGACCTGTGTGGGATGGCCGAGGCCGTGGCGAGCGGTGCGATCACGGTCCTCGCCGCCGGTGAAGTCCCGCGGAGGGCCGCGGCGCCGGGCAACTCGCTACGCAATCTGAACGCCTGTGAACTGCTCGAGCCGGCGGACGTCACGGCCGTACTCGGGGTCGCCGGGGTGAAACCGGAACCGGACTTCGGGCAGTGGACCTGCTATTGGGAACAGGCCCCGCTCCAAGTGATCGTCGACTTCCACCGCAAACGGCCACAGATCGAGGGGCCTGACGGCACGAAGATCACAGTGGGTTCTCGCGAGGCCTACGTCGAACCGGGCCAAATCGCCGGCGACGACGACATCGGCTGCGAGATCACGATCACCCATCGGCGATATCGCGCCCCTGATCCCGACGACGGTGACTGGATCGAAGCGGCCGACGTGACCGTGGAGACCAAAGCGCAAATCCCTGCGGAAAGGCGCTGCGACCTGGCCATCGGCTTGGCGAGGTCCGTCGCCGACCGCTTGCCCCCGCCGTGA
- a CDS encoding S8 family serine peptidase, which yields MQERRKRSFPGLFAAAVAAAAVAATAGEAVAQQAEAAVAQAGHPYPGQYIVLLENGARAAAEGQAATLARRYGGEVTDTYSVTLNGFAVRNLTERQARRLAADPSVESVHQDGTTRAAGEQPNPPSWGLDQIDQRTATLDKKYTFPNSGEGVTAYVIDSGVNAQHPEFGGRASHGYDVLDNDTDASDCYWHGSHVAGTIAGATVGVAKKAKIVAVRSLDCKGSGPDSATVGAMEWVAKNAVGPAVVNMSLGMDVLGVGDEQVKALVAKGIVVAVSAGNNGQDACGVSPARVPEALTVGWFNKDRTRGGNYGRCVDLFAPGGNIYSSDHTGKFRTGSGTSMASPHVAGAAALYLAANPGATPQQVGDALVRSASPDLITNPGTDSPNKVLYVGDIGGGTPSECGVKSNDQDVAIPDAGTAVDTSVSQDSCPGKASASLAVRVDIDHAYTADLDIDLIGPSGASYPLKRAGGVGESGGVHQSFTVDASREDANGTWRLSVRDTYRFDAGTLTGWSITF from the coding sequence ATGCAAGAGCGCAGGAAACGATCGTTCCCGGGCTTGTTCGCCGCGGCGGTCGCCGCCGCCGCGGTGGCGGCCACCGCGGGCGAAGCCGTGGCGCAGCAAGCGGAAGCGGCCGTCGCGCAGGCCGGCCACCCTTACCCCGGACAGTACATCGTGCTCCTCGAAAACGGCGCCCGCGCCGCGGCCGAGGGCCAGGCCGCGACCCTCGCCCGGCGCTACGGCGGCGAGGTGACCGACACCTACTCGGTCACCCTGAACGGCTTCGCGGTCCGCAACCTGACCGAGCGGCAAGCGCGGCGTCTCGCCGCCGATCCGTCGGTCGAATCGGTCCACCAGGACGGCACGACCAGGGCTGCGGGCGAGCAGCCGAACCCGCCTTCGTGGGGCCTGGACCAGATCGACCAGCGGACCGCCACCCTGGACAAGAAGTACACCTTCCCGAACTCGGGTGAGGGGGTGACCGCCTACGTCATCGATTCCGGGGTCAACGCCCAGCACCCCGAATTCGGGGGCAGGGCGAGCCACGGCTACGACGTGCTCGACAACGACACCGACGCGAGCGATTGTTACTGGCACGGCTCGCATGTGGCGGGAACGATCGCCGGTGCGACGGTCGGGGTGGCGAAGAAGGCCAAGATCGTGGCCGTGCGTTCGCTGGACTGCAAGGGATCCGGTCCGGATTCCGCCACGGTCGGCGCCATGGAGTGGGTGGCCAAGAACGCCGTGGGGCCCGCGGTGGTGAACATGAGCCTGGGCATGGACGTCCTCGGCGTCGGTGACGAGCAGGTCAAAGCCTTGGTGGCCAAGGGGATCGTGGTGGCGGTCTCCGCCGGGAACAACGGCCAGGACGCGTGCGGCGTCAGCCCCGCGCGTGTTCCCGAGGCGCTCACCGTCGGCTGGTTCAACAAAGACCGCACCCGCGGCGGGAACTACGGTCGCTGTGTCGATCTCTTCGCTCCGGGCGGCAACATCTATTCCAGTGATCACACCGGGAAGTTCCGCACCGGGAGCGGTACGTCCATGGCCTCCCCGCATGTCGCGGGCGCGGCGGCGCTGTATCTGGCGGCGAACCCGGGGGCGACCCCGCAGCAGGTCGGCGACGCGCTGGTGCGAAGCGCCAGCCCGGACCTGATCACCAACCCCGGGACGGATTCGCCCAACAAGGTGCTCTACGTCGGCGACATCGGCGGTGGCACGCCGTCCGAATGCGGGGTGAAGAGCAACGACCAGGACGTGGCCATCCCCGACGCGGGTACGGCAGTGGACACCTCCGTGAGCCAGGACTCCTGCCCGGGCAAGGCTTCGGCATCGTTGGCGGTCCGGGTCGACATCGACCACGCCTACACCGCGGACCTCGACATCGACCTGATCGGGCCGAGTGGGGCGTCCTACCCGCTCAAGCGCGCGGGTGGCGTCGGTGAATCCGGCGGTGTGCACCAGAGCTTCACGGTGGATGCGTCACGCGAGGACGCGAACGGCACGTGGCGGCTTTCGGTGCGCGACACCTACCGCTTCGATGCCGGCACGCTCACGGGCTGGTCCATCACGTTCTGA
- a CDS encoding HAD family hydrolase — translation MADSPIAVVDIDGTLVDSNYQHALAWYRALRRVGETYPIWRLHRLIGMGGDQLVTALGGEDLERRVGDRARELQGEETDKLLEEMALLPGARDLLRTIKERGHRLVLASSGRQRHVDVYLDKLDARDIVDDWTTSADVDASKPAPDLLHTALQKIGAPRDAPAVMIGDSVWDVKAARKAGMPAIVVRSGGFGDDELLEAGAVALYDTPADLTKNLDHTPLA, via the coding sequence GTGGCTGACTCTCCTATCGCCGTTGTCGACATCGACGGAACGCTCGTCGACTCCAACTATCAGCACGCGCTCGCCTGGTACCGGGCCCTGCGCCGAGTCGGAGAGACCTACCCGATATGGCGGCTGCACCGGCTGATCGGCATGGGCGGTGATCAACTCGTCACGGCCCTCGGCGGTGAGGACCTGGAGCGCCGGGTCGGTGACCGCGCACGGGAACTGCAAGGCGAGGAAACCGACAAGCTCCTCGAAGAGATGGCACTCCTGCCCGGCGCCCGCGACCTGCTGCGCACGATCAAAGAGCGCGGTCATCGGCTCGTCCTGGCCAGCTCCGGCCGGCAGCGCCACGTCGACGTCTACCTCGACAAACTCGACGCCCGCGACATCGTCGACGACTGGACCACCAGCGCCGACGTCGATGCCTCGAAACCCGCGCCCGACCTGCTGCACACCGCGCTACAGAAAATCGGCGCACCACGCGACGCGCCCGCCGTCATGATCGGCGACTCGGTCTGGGACGTCAAAGCCGCGCGCAAAGCCGGGATGCCGGCGATCGTCGTCCGGTCCGGGGGCTTCGGTGACGACGAACTCCTCGAAGCCGGCGCCGTCGCCCTCTACGACACCCCCGCCGACCTCACGAAAAACCTGGACCACACTCCGCTCGCGTGA
- a CDS encoding APC family permease, whose product MTERLARAVTTPLLYLFIVGDVLGAGIYVLIGQIAGVSGSAVWVPLVVALVLAMLTAASYAELATKYPRAGGAAHYTQRAFGPFAGFVVGFCMLAAGVVSVAALARGFGGDYLGEFVDLPPVLVIAVFLVMLAALNARGIKDSLRANVVATLIEAGGLVLVIGLGFWVIGRGDAEPARLVELGTAEKGPIAGVLAGVVLAYYSFVGFETSVNVAEETKDPRRSYPRALFGAMATAGLLYLLVGVVASAVVPASRLAGSSGPLLEVVRVAGGVPTWVFGVIALVAVANGALLTGIMSSRLAYGMARDRLLPAVLTKVLPRRRTPWVAIVVTTGISLGLALTGDIAVLASTLVLLLLIVFAAVNTAVLVLRKDKSAPSHFRAPSAIPVLGLVSCVLLATQVEPAVWLRGGALVAIAVLFAVVHAVATRRRAGHHDEAPARAQEGLDRFETSLGSRDGDETGA is encoded by the coding sequence ATGACCGAACGGTTGGCTCGTGCGGTGACGACCCCCTTGCTCTACCTGTTCATCGTGGGTGACGTGCTCGGCGCCGGGATCTACGTGCTCATCGGACAGATCGCCGGTGTGTCCGGGAGCGCGGTGTGGGTGCCGCTGGTGGTCGCGCTGGTGCTGGCCATGCTCACCGCGGCGTCCTACGCCGAGCTGGCGACGAAGTATCCCCGTGCCGGTGGCGCCGCGCACTACACCCAGCGTGCGTTCGGGCCGTTCGCCGGATTCGTGGTCGGCTTCTGCATGCTGGCCGCGGGGGTGGTGTCGGTGGCCGCGCTCGCTCGCGGTTTCGGGGGCGACTACCTGGGGGAGTTCGTCGACTTGCCGCCCGTGCTGGTGATCGCCGTGTTCCTGGTGATGCTGGCCGCGCTGAACGCTCGCGGCATCAAGGATTCACTGCGGGCCAACGTGGTCGCGACCTTGATCGAGGCCGGTGGGCTGGTGCTGGTGATCGGGCTGGGTTTCTGGGTCATCGGACGCGGGGACGCCGAACCCGCCCGGCTGGTCGAACTCGGTACCGCGGAAAAGGGGCCGATCGCCGGGGTGCTGGCCGGTGTCGTGCTGGCGTACTACTCGTTCGTCGGCTTCGAGACGTCGGTGAACGTCGCGGAGGAGACGAAAGACCCGCGCCGGTCCTATCCGCGGGCGTTGTTCGGCGCGATGGCCACCGCCGGCCTGTTGTACCTGCTGGTGGGGGTGGTCGCCAGTGCGGTCGTGCCCGCGTCCCGGTTGGCCGGGTCGAGCGGGCCGCTGCTGGAAGTGGTGCGCGTGGCCGGTGGGGTGCCGACGTGGGTGTTCGGGGTGATCGCGCTGGTGGCGGTGGCCAACGGCGCGCTGCTCACGGGCATCATGTCTTCCCGGTTGGCATATGGCATGGCTCGTGACCGGCTCCTGCCGGCGGTGCTGACGAAAGTACTGCCGCGCCGGCGCACGCCGTGGGTGGCCATCGTCGTGACCACCGGCATTTCCTTGGGGTTGGCGCTCACCGGGGACATCGCCGTTCTCGCCTCCACGCTCGTCCTGTTGCTGCTCATCGTCTTCGCGGCGGTGAACACCGCGGTGCTGGTGCTGCGCAAGGACAAGTCGGCGCCTTCGCATTTCCGTGCGCCTTCGGCGATTCCCGTTCTGGGCCTGGTTTCGTGTGTCTTGCTGGCGACTCAGGTCGAGCCCGCGGTCTGGCTGCGTGGCGGCGCGCTGGTCGCGATCGCCGTGCTGTTCGCGGTGGTGCACGCCGTGGCGACCCGTCGACGTGCCGGCCACCACGACGAAGCACCAGCCCGTGCGCAGGAAGGCCTCGATCGGTTCGAGACCTCCCTGGGAAGCCGGGACGGCGACGAAACCGGGGCGTAG
- a CDS encoding helix-turn-helix transcriptional regulator — MGAGRAGFRGGGFVPTRSGVPGGRVGGRGDGGHAAQPGQGRRGGGTCGTRRGDAAEQGRVGVVGRLVAAGRGLLPGRGPRRRRASARRRDHGRLEGCRRPAGQRGADRLPRQAGRGDGRPRGGGQALPGGDRPASRPGPALPGHPARGASRRGRPRRRHSARGARAVLRITRGDGRRRHRIRSTGVATPSRRGRRGYGDELSPREQDVARLLAGGHTNREIAQALFLSRRTVEDYVVKVRRKLNAPSRHDVRL, encoded by the coding sequence ATGGGTGCGGGCCGAGCAGGCTTTCGCGGCGGCGGGTTCGTACCCACTCGCTCAGGTGTTCCCGGTGGGCGTGTCGGCGGCCGGGGGGATGGCGGGCATGCTGCTCAGCCAGGGCAAGGTCGCCGCGGCGGAGGAACATGTGGAACGCGGCGTGGCGATGCTGCGGAACAAGGGCGCGTGGGTGTGGTCGGGCGACTTGTTGCCGCAGGCCGTGGACTTCTACCTGGCCGTGGACCGCGTCGACGCCGCGCGTCAGCTCGTCGCCGAGACCATGGTCGGCTTGAGGGGTGTCGACGCCCCGCTGGCCAGCGCGGCGCTGATCGGCTGCCGCGCCAGGCTGGCCGCGGTGACGGGCGACCGCGAGGAGGCGGACAGGCGCTACCGGGAGGCGATCGGCCTGCATCACGACCTGGGCCTGCCCTACCGGGCCATCCAGCTCGCGGAGCAAGCCGAAGGGGGCGCCCTCGCCGACGTCACAGTGCTCGAGGTGCTCGCGCGGTCCTACGAATCACTCGGGGCGACGGTCGACGCCGCCACCGCATCCGCAGCACCGGGGTGGCCACGCCTTCGCGACGCGGGAGGCGCGGCTACGGCGACGAACTGTCCCCGCGTGAGCAGGATGTCGCCCGTCTCCTCGCCGGCGGCCACACCAACCGGGAGATCGCCCAAGCCCTGTTCCTGTCCCGCCGCACCGTCGAGGACTACGTCGTCAAGGTTCGCCGTAAATTGAACGCGCCTTCCCGCCACGACGTCCGGCTCTGA
- a CDS encoding trypsin-like serine protease: protein MRTSRLAVALAAALATVALPAVNTTTTAAAAPPDEVSVAATPTDQLRTGDWGTRIVNGERTTVKEYPFVIAGMRVGGGGPQGQSCTASVVGKRKILTAAHCMVDATGAKSYFYGDDDLNTPGDETFRTAVASFKTHPGYTGSGGWRTGYDVAVVTTVDDIPVPESQWAKVAGSGDGALTQPGKSGTSLGYGKTSSGGGSGELRKTTMPVNDPSGCQVFDIRVNGDLMVCTGYNDGRTANCSGDSGGPFIVDGVVVGVSSWGSSACDRYSIMARLTNAMGDWARAEIGGTQPGDGKFTMALSPASGKAAPGSHVSTSVTTKAGDQGPEKLDLSASALPAGTTATFQPSASIDSGDVAKLTLQPSTSTPAGTYKIAITAKGTSGAKTAEFTLTVGNGNTTGPKPSLSSNSGIVPPGGYANATITVTGGTGPIRLSGTGLPHPPTFSPPTVNPGGTARMTVMGPYQRGTYKVTITATDSTGNTGTTDYTLTVR, encoded by the coding sequence ATGAGAACATCACGCTTGGCCGTAGCACTTGCCGCGGCACTGGCCACGGTGGCCCTGCCGGCCGTGAACACCACCACCACCGCCGCCGCCGCGCCGCCCGACGAGGTCAGTGTCGCCGCGACCCCGACCGACCAGCTCCGGACGGGAGACTGGGGAACCCGGATCGTCAACGGGGAACGCACCACCGTCAAGGAATACCCGTTCGTCATCGCGGGCATGCGGGTCGGGGGCGGTGGCCCGCAGGGACAGTCCTGCACCGCCTCCGTCGTCGGCAAGCGCAAGATACTCACCGCGGCGCACTGCATGGTCGACGCCACCGGGGCCAAGAGCTACTTCTACGGCGACGACGACCTGAACACCCCGGGTGACGAGACGTTCCGCACGGCCGTCGCCTCGTTCAAGACCCACCCCGGCTACACCGGCTCCGGCGGCTGGCGAACCGGCTACGACGTCGCGGTGGTCACCACCGTCGACGACATCCCGGTGCCCGAGAGCCAGTGGGCCAAGGTGGCGGGCTCCGGCGACGGCGCGCTCACCCAGCCGGGCAAGTCAGGCACCTCCCTCGGCTACGGCAAGACGTCGTCGGGCGGCGGCTCCGGCGAACTCCGCAAGACCACCATGCCGGTCAACGATCCCTCCGGCTGCCAGGTCTTCGACATCCGGGTCAACGGCGACCTGATGGTGTGCACCGGCTACAACGACGGGCGCACCGCCAACTGCTCGGGTGACAGCGGCGGACCGTTCATCGTCGACGGTGTGGTCGTCGGCGTCTCGTCGTGGGGCTCCAGCGCTTGCGACCGCTACAGCATCATGGCCCGCCTGACCAACGCGATGGGTGACTGGGCCCGCGCCGAGATCGGCGGGACCCAGCCCGGCGACGGCAAGTTCACGATGGCGCTGTCTCCGGCCTCCGGCAAGGCCGCACCGGGCAGCCACGTCTCCACCAGCGTCACCACCAAGGCAGGCGACCAAGGACCGGAAAAACTGGACCTGAGCGCGTCGGCCCTGCCCGCCGGCACGACCGCCACTTTCCAGCCCTCGGCGAGCATCGACTCCGGTGACGTGGCCAAGCTGACCTTGCAGCCGTCGACGAGCACCCCGGCGGGCACGTACAAGATCGCCATCACGGCCAAGGGCACCTCCGGAGCCAAGACCGCCGAGTTCACGCTCACGGTCGGCAACGGCAACACCACCGGTCCGAAACCGTCCCTCTCGTCGAATTCCGGCATCGTCCCGCCCGGGGGCTACGCCAACGCGACGATCACGGTCACCGGTGGCACGGGTCCCATCCGGCTCAGTGGCACCGGTCTCCCCCATCCGCCGACCTTCTCCCCGCCGACCGTCAACCCCGGCGGCACTGCGCGGATGACCGTCATGGGGCCGTACCAGCGCGGCACCTACAAGGTCACCATCACCGCGACGGACAGCACCGGCAACACCGGAACAACGGACTACACCCTCACCGTCCGCTGA
- a CDS encoding SpoIIE family protein phosphatase, whose product MPVDDTAQEHSADLAPNVARLAATVARLRSEVDHAHAVADGRALIELAKGVLMERLRCGPGDAARQLATLAERAGTTRLAFAADVVGKAAKDRLSDVAAEFLAHADDHEDGSSVAVRLRTAESGVLATDDTQRVAEAILEHALHPIGATAVAVWLAGPDGSLTLAGSAGFSAEEAARWCYVPPGVPTPAHSALVERDLVWFPTLRDSGLPSIGQHTLAEGGRATIPTGTGGRMVGVVEICWPGKSDLEPDRLRRQLEALAELCAHTLDNATDGVPGSPIRPAAQMLGELVDLVDRLPDPALLLCPCVDEADRLDDFRIHHVNSRFVDPAGRPGNRIAGSRLLEVYPLAAEENGLLDTIHRVYATGEPFRDRNMTLATSVDQVPLPVLADITISRIADTILVGLRLQDDAEKLTMLLQHAQRLGRIGGFEENVVSGVVLWNSELFALYGLPPTAAPPPLARLADYAHPDDSHSIGRFLRALLHHRRSASTAFRLQRSDGVSRYIRVVAEPVVDSRNKLITIRGAYQDVSAQHWAEVALAATHDRLAATEQQAIEHNRLTLQLQHAIMPPARAPLDVPGLRAAVRYRPAEKENLVGGDWYDAVALPSGEILLCVGDIAGHGIEAATGMVNLRNALRGLAATGAGPAQLLTWLNVVAYNLTNQVTATAVAALYHPSSRTLRWARAGHLPPILRKQGRTTTLPLIQGTLLGALPDATYHEERLRLDDGDVLLLYTDGLIERRDRPVQDSISHLVGLVEGHNGTLEQQLDALLTFSTADTDDDTCVIAIEVVPVP is encoded by the coding sequence ATGCCCGTCGATGACACCGCACAGGAGCATTCCGCCGACCTCGCGCCCAACGTGGCACGCCTGGCCGCCACGGTCGCCCGGCTGCGCAGCGAGGTCGACCACGCGCACGCCGTCGCCGACGGCCGCGCTCTGATCGAGCTCGCCAAGGGCGTGCTGATGGAACGGCTGCGGTGCGGTCCTGGAGACGCCGCACGGCAGCTCGCGACGCTTGCCGAACGCGCCGGAACGACGCGCTTGGCGTTCGCCGCCGACGTCGTCGGCAAGGCCGCGAAAGACCGGCTCAGCGACGTGGCAGCGGAATTCCTGGCTCACGCGGACGACCACGAAGACGGAAGTTCGGTCGCCGTACGGTTGCGGACCGCGGAAAGTGGTGTCCTGGCAACGGATGACACCCAGCGTGTCGCCGAAGCGATTCTCGAGCACGCGCTGCATCCCATCGGGGCGACGGCGGTCGCGGTCTGGCTCGCGGGACCGGACGGCTCGCTCACCCTGGCCGGCTCAGCGGGGTTCTCCGCCGAGGAAGCGGCCCGCTGGTGCTACGTCCCCCCAGGGGTGCCGACACCCGCGCATTCCGCGCTGGTCGAACGCGACCTGGTGTGGTTCCCGACCTTGCGCGACTCCGGCCTCCCCTCGATCGGGCAGCACACCCTGGCCGAGGGGGGCCGAGCCACCATCCCGACCGGTACCGGCGGACGCATGGTCGGCGTCGTCGAGATCTGCTGGCCCGGCAAGTCGGACCTCGAGCCCGACCGGCTGCGGCGGCAGTTGGAGGCACTGGCGGAACTGTGCGCGCACACCCTCGACAACGCGACGGACGGCGTGCCCGGCTCCCCCATCCGCCCGGCCGCGCAGATGCTCGGCGAGCTGGTCGATCTCGTGGACCGGTTACCCGATCCCGCCCTTCTCCTGTGCCCGTGCGTCGACGAGGCCGACCGGCTCGACGACTTCCGGATCCACCACGTCAATTCTCGCTTCGTCGACCCGGCAGGACGTCCGGGCAACCGGATCGCCGGTTCCCGACTGCTCGAGGTCTATCCGCTGGCGGCAGAGGAAAACGGTCTGTTGGACACGATCCACCGGGTCTACGCCACGGGTGAGCCGTTCAGGGACCGGAACATGACGCTCGCCACTTCGGTGGACCAGGTTCCCTTGCCCGTACTCGCCGACATCACCATCAGCCGGATCGCCGACACCATCCTGGTCGGCCTCCGCCTGCAGGACGACGCCGAGAAGCTGACCATGTTGCTGCAGCACGCCCAACGGCTCGGCCGGATCGGCGGTTTCGAGGAGAACGTCGTTTCGGGTGTGGTGCTGTGGAACTCGGAACTGTTCGCCCTCTACGGACTCCCGCCCACCGCGGCGCCGCCTCCCCTCGCCCGCCTCGCCGACTACGCGCACCCCGACGATTCCCACTCGATCGGCCGCTTTCTCCGCGCCCTGCTGCACCATCGGCGTTCGGCGTCGACCGCGTTCCGGCTACAGCGATCCGACGGCGTCTCCCGATACATCCGGGTCGTCGCCGAGCCGGTCGTCGACAGCCGGAACAAGCTCATCACCATTCGCGGCGCCTACCAGGACGTCTCCGCCCAGCACTGGGCCGAAGTCGCGCTCGCGGCCACTCACGACCGGCTGGCCGCGACCGAACAGCAGGCGATCGAACACAACCGGCTCACCCTGCAACTGCAGCACGCGATCATGCCGCCCGCGCGGGCGCCCCTCGACGTGCCCGGGCTGCGTGCCGCTGTCCGTTACCGGCCTGCGGAGAAGGAGAATCTCGTAGGGGGCGACTGGTACGACGCCGTCGCCCTGCCCAGTGGCGAGATCCTTCTGTGCGTCGGCGACATCGCAGGGCACGGCATCGAGGCGGCCACCGGCATGGTCAACCTCCGCAACGCACTGCGCGGCCTCGCCGCCACCGGCGCCGGGCCCGCCCAACTGCTCACCTGGCTCAATGTGGTCGCCTACAACCTCACCAACCAGGTGACCGCCACCGCGGTCGCCGCGCTCTATCACCCGTCCAGCCGGACCTTGCGCTGGGCACGCGCCGGGCACCTGCCACCCATCCTGCGGAAACAGGGCCGTACCACCACCCTTCCGCTCATCCAGGGAACACTCCTCGGCGCGCTCCCCGACGCGACGTACCACGAGGAGCGGCTCCGGCTCGACGACGGCGACGTCCTGCTTCTCTACACCGACGGACTCATCGAACGCCGCGACCGTCCCGTCCAGGACTCCATCTCGCACCTGGTCGGCCTCGTCGAGGGGCACAACGGCACCCTGGAACAACAGCTCGACGCGCTTCTCACCTTCAGTACCGCGGACACCGACGACGACACCTGCGTCATCGCCATCGAAGTCGTTCCCGTGCCCTGA